The following proteins are encoded in a genomic region of Solea senegalensis isolate Sse05_10M linkage group LG5, IFAPA_SoseM_1, whole genome shotgun sequence:
- the myl2b gene encoding myosin, light chain 2b, regulatory, cardiac, slow, translating into MSPKKAKKRAEGASSNVFSMFEQAQIQEFKEAFTIMDQNRDGFIDKNDLRDTFAALGRLNVKQEEIDDMLKEAPGPVNFTVFLTMFGEKLKGADPEETILNAFKVFDPEAKGTLKKDYVTEMLTTQADRFSPEEMEQMFAAFPPDVAGNLDYKNLVHIITHGEEKDQE; encoded by the exons ATG TCGCCCAAGAAAGCAAAGAAGAGAGCGGAGGGAGCCAGCTCCAACGTCTTCTCCATGTTTGAACAGGCCCAGATCCAGGAGTTTAAAGAG GCTTTCACCATCATGGACCAAAACAGAGACGGCTTCATTGACAAGAACGACCTGAGGGACACGTTCGCAGCTTTAG GCCGTTTAAATGTCAAACAGGAGGAGATTGATGATATGCTGAAAGAGGCACCGGGGCCCGTTAATTTCACAGTCTTTCTCACTATGTTTGGAGAGAAGCTAAAGG GCGCTGACCCAGAGGAGACCATTCTCAACGCTTTCAAAGTCTTTGATCCTGAGGCAAAAGGAACGTTAAAGAAAGACTA TGTCACAGAGATGCTGACGACACAGGCGGACAGGTTCTCACCTGAGGAG ATGGAGCAGATGTTTGCAGCTTTCCCTCCAGATGTAGCAGGGAACCTCGACTACAAGAACCTGGTCCATATCATCACACACGGTGAAGAAAAAGACCAGGAATAG